GGCACCACCTCGCTGACCACGAACGGCAGCGTCACGAAGATGGTGGCCAGCACCATGCCGGTCAGGCCGAAGATCACCTTGATGCCGAGATGCTCGATACCGCCGAACCAGCCGTTGATACCCCACAGCATGATCAGCGAGACGCCGACCACCACCGGCGACACCGCGAACGGCAGATCCACCACACCCTGGAGCAGGCTGCGGCCGGGGAAGTTGCCGCGTACCAGCGCGATCGCGGTGATCACGCCGAACACCACGTTGAGCGGCACCACGATCGCGATGATCAGCAGCGAGAGGTCGATGGCGGAGACCGCGGCCGGGGTGGTGATCGAGGTGAAGAACGCGGCGATCCCGTGCTCGAAACTGCGCCACAGGATGATGATCAGCGGCGCGACCAGCAGGACGAACAGATAGGCCAGCGCGATGACGCGCAGCGAGATCCGGGTGGGTGCGGCCAGTTTCATCGGGTCTGCTTCTCCTTCCGGGCGGTCCGCTCCGAGAACACCCGCAGCACCAGCAGCACCACGAACGAGATCACCAGCAGCGCCACCGACACCGCGGCCGCGTTGACCGGCCGGTCCACCTCGATCTGCTGCTGGATGTACTGCGAGGCCACCTGGGTGTGCCGCGGGATGTTGCCGCCGATCAGCACCACCGAACCGAATTCGCCGATGGCCCTCGCGAAGGCCAGCCCGCCACCGGAGATGATCGCCGGCGCGAGGGTGGGCAGCACGATGCGGCGGAACGTGGTCAGGTTGTCGGCGCCCAGGGACGCGGCCGCCTGCTCCACCTCTCGATCGGCCTCGAGCAGCACCGGTTGCACCGCCCGCACCACGAACGGCAGCGTGACGAACGCCAGTGCCACGATCAGGCCCGGCTGGGTGGCGTTCAGATGGATGCCGACCGGGCTCTGCGGCCCGTACAGGGCCAGCAGCACGATGCTCGCCACGATCGTCGGCAACGCGAACGGCAGATCGATCAGCGCGTTCACGAAGTTCTTGCCCGGGAACTCGTCGCGGACCAGCACCCAGGCGACCAGGGTGCCCATGATCACGTTGACCACCGCCACCACGATCGACACCAGCACGGTGATGCGCAGCGCCTGCAGCGCCGACGGCGCGGTGACCGCATCCCAGAACCCGGACCAGCCGTGGTCGAAGGAATGGACGGTCAGCGCCGCCAGCGGCAGCAGCACGATGACGCTGAGCCACAGCATCGCGGTCGCGATCCCCAACGGCCCGACCGCTCCGGTTATCCGGAGCCAGGACGGACTCGGCCTGCCGCCGGACGTCTCCCGCCCGACCTCGGGACCGGCGGCAGTCCCGAGGTCGATCGCACTGTCACTCACGTCGTCGATCATTCCGTGTGGTCGCTACTTGGTGGCCTTGTCGTAGATCTGGGCGACGCTGCCGGTGCCCTGCGTGAACAGGTCCTTGTCCAGCTGCTTCCAGCCACCCAGATCCGCGATGGTCCACAACTTCTGCGACGGCGCCGGGAAATCCTTGGTGAAGTTCGCGGCGACCTTCGGATCCACCGGGCGGAATCCGCCGGTGGCCAGCGCGGTCTGACCGTCCGAGCTGAACAGGAAGTCGCGGAAGGCGACGGCCTTGTCCGGGTTCTTGGCGTTCTTCAGCACCGCGACCGGATTCTCGATCTTCAGGGTGATCGGCGGGATGAAGTGCTCGAGCTGGTCGCCGTTGCGCTCGGCGAACAGGGCCTCGTTCTCATAGCTGAGCAGCACGTCGCCGGTGCCCTGCAGGAAGGTCTCGGTGGCCTCGCGACCGGAGGTCGGCTGCACCTTGACGTGCTCCTTGGTGACCAGCTTGCTCAGGTAGTCGAGGCCGGCCTGCGGATTCTTGCCGCCCTCGCTCTTGGCCGCGTACGGCGCGAGCAGGTTCCACTTGGCCGAACCGGAGCTGAACGGGTTCGGGGTCACCACCTCGACGCCCGGCTTCAGCAGGTCGTCCCAGTCGTGGATGCCCTTCGGGTTGCCCTTGCGGACCGCGATCACGACCACCGAGGTCAGCGGCACGCCCTTGTTGGCGTCGGCGTTCCAGGTCGAGTCGACCAGACCGGCGTCGACCAGCCGGGTGATGTCGGGCTCGACGGAGAAGTTGACGACATCGGCCGGGGTGCCGTCCTTGACCTTGCGGGACTGGTCACCGGAGGCGCCGTAGGACGCCTGGACCGCCACGCCCTTGCCGGCGTCGGTCTTGTTGAACGCGGGGATCACCTTGTCGAATCCCGGCTTCGGCGCGGAGTAGGCGACCAGGGTGAGGCTGCTGGTGGTCGCGCCACCGGCGTTGTCGCTCTTTCCACTGGTCGAGTCGCTGGATCCGCCGCCACACGCGGTGAGTCCGACCGCCGCCACCGCGGTGAGCGCGACGGCGAGTGCCCGTCGGCGCGAGAGAAAACCGGAACTGCGAGACATCGGGTTGAACCTTTCCTGCTTCCGCGCGTTATCGGGTCGGCGCGGACGGTTGCCGGGTAGATCTGCCGGACGGGAATGGTCACGGCAGTGGCGCGGCTGCGGCGCGGGGCCGCTCGGAGGTACGGGCACAACTGCAAGAAAGAATG
This DNA window, taken from Nocardia sp. BMG111209, encodes the following:
- the cysW gene encoding sulfate ABC transporter permease subunit CysW, with amino-acid sequence MKLAAPTRISLRVIALAYLFVLLVAPLIIILWRSFEHGIAAFFTSITTPAAVSAIDLSLLIIAIVVPLNVVFGVITAIALVRGNFPGRSLLQGVVDLPFAVSPVVVGVSLIMLWGINGWFGGIEHLGIKVIFGLTGMVLATIFVTLPFVVSEVVPVLHEIGDDQEQAAATLGASWWQTFWRITLPAIRWGLTYGIVLTVARSLGEFGAVTMVSSALPGISQTLTLLVHGRYINDHNTFGAYCAATLLMGLALVTLILMTLLERKRGNAK
- the cysT gene encoding sulfate ABC transporter permease subunit CysT, which gives rise to MIDDVSDSAIDLGTAAGPEVGRETSGGRPSPSWLRITGAVGPLGIATAMLWLSVIVLLPLAALTVHSFDHGWSGFWDAVTAPSALQALRITVLVSIVVAVVNVIMGTLVAWVLVRDEFPGKNFVNALIDLPFALPTIVASIVLLALYGPQSPVGIHLNATQPGLIVALAFVTLPFVVRAVQPVLLEADREVEQAAASLGADNLTTFRRIVLPTLAPAIISGGGLAFARAIGEFGSVVLIGGNIPRHTQVASQYIQQQIEVDRPVNAAAVSVALLVISFVVLLVLRVFSERTARKEKQTR
- a CDS encoding sulfate ABC transporter substrate-binding protein; this encodes MSRSSGFLSRRRALAVALTAVAAVGLTACGGGSSDSTSGKSDNAGGATTSSLTLVAYSAPKPGFDKVIPAFNKTDAGKGVAVQASYGASGDQSRKVKDGTPADVVNFSVEPDITRLVDAGLVDSTWNADANKGVPLTSVVVIAVRKGNPKGIHDWDDLLKPGVEVVTPNPFSSGSAKWNLLAPYAAKSEGGKNPQAGLDYLSKLVTKEHVKVQPTSGREATETFLQGTGDVLLSYENEALFAERNGDQLEHFIPPITLKIENPVAVLKNAKNPDKAVAFRDFLFSSDGQTALATGGFRPVDPKVAANFTKDFPAPSQKLWTIADLGGWKQLDKDLFTQGTGSVAQIYDKATK